The Haemorhous mexicanus isolate bHaeMex1 chromosome 6, bHaeMex1.pri, whole genome shotgun sequence genome includes the window GCACAGGCAAGAACATGTAtgaataaaaagggaaaataaataaataaaaggaaaaataaataaaataaaagaccAGGTTAAGGCATAAATTACCCTTTCATATGGgcttctgcagaggaaaaaagtcCATTCCTGTTTTATAGTGATCTGAATTTTCCTGTTCAAGGGCTGTGCTAGATAACACGCTTAATTTTTGTCTGGTTTTAATGTCAAGGCCACAAAGGATCAGAGAAAAGTGTTGCTGCATTTAATCTTTAGACACTGTCGTTTTCAGTCATATGACACCAggagaacaaacaaaaaagcacagtTAATTTCACACATTTTAACTACTGGGGATTTCGTTTGTTAAGAGCTATGCACCGGCAGTTAATCCCAGTGGCATTGTCACAGTAACTGTGGTCAAGGAGACGTAGGCATCCTGAAATATTAAcaagaaaaaccccagaaagGAAAGGACCCAACTCCTCCCCAAACACTCAGCAAACCACTTGCACACCCACTGTGTTCACCAAAATTTTACcatgagagaaaggaaaactaaGTGATGTTAACTGAGGGATTAGGCAGCATGAGGGATTAATGACATTATAACCTGCAGCAGTAGAACTGAGTAATGCTGCAGAGTGGGACAGCATCCAAGGGGAAAACAAATTCCTGTGCACTCAGGAAAGATGGGCAGAGATAAAAAGAAACTCCTAATTTTACTTATGGCTGTGTGAGTGGATCCACAACCTCTGACAGACCTGCAGGGAGGACCAGCCTTGGGCTCAAGTGCAGAAGCTAAACCAGGACCACAGCACATGATTGGCACGAGCATGTGCTGGCACAAGGGCTGTGGATAATCCAAATTTACAACTCTAAGACATGTCAAATGAAAAGGACTTGCtagagccagcactgccaggcctCAGAGCAGCCACCTGTGAAGCCAGAGCTCACTGCTCCAAAGCCTGTGGTATAAACTCAACCACCTGAACCTTCATGCACAGCTTGGAGACTAAAGCTCCACGGACAGAAGATTCCTTCCTGCAGGTCATACTGCAGGCATGGTCTCTTCACCCCAAAAATAATCAAGTCTTTGAGCATAATAACCCCCCTGGATGGGGGTTATTAACAAGTCAGCTGTcaaccaggagctgcagcaaaggTGAAATGAAGCAGCCAAAAAAAGTACAAAGCCCTAGGATACAGCATGATTATAACCCCATTTCTAATGCAGCTGGAGCAAATATAACTATTGCTAAGTTTTTATTTGGcaggaaaacacatttcagcAGTATCCAAGAACAACCCTGAACAATCTAACGagtggtttttaaaataacaaacaaaactgTAGCATGATCTAACTGGACTGAAACACAGAGCCTCTAAGCAATCTTTCATTTGTTCCAAAACACAGGTTATTCCACAGAAAAGACGAGCTGGGCCCATACTCAAGCAGTGCATGCAAAGTTTCAGCTCAAGGCAAGTTCTGTATCTCAGCTCAGACCTGAGAAAAACAGGGAGTTAAATAAAGAGTATCATCAGACAAACTGCTCAGAACATTGCTATAATTATGCAGAGTACCTAGATGTAATCTTATaccacacttaaaaaaaaaaaaaaggcacaccACAAACTAGCATGTTATAGTTGTGCTTTGCCCTGGAGTGAACACATGCAAACTGTTGATCCTAACAGTTATGTGGAGAATTTTTaagatagatatatataaatatatatatacgtACACACACATACTGCATGTTTCAGGAGTAGTGACAATCTAGACATCTAATATAAGAGCTCTTTCTTATACAGGGCACTTTTCAGAAAAGTTATATTCATGAATCATATATTTAAAATGCTAAATGAACAGCAAAGAATTTTGTTTCAGTGATCAAAGAAGCAAATACCCACTGGTTTTACCACTGCTGCCAGAGAGCTGAATAAAGAATGACTCTGTTACCAGTTCTCCAAACCCTTAAAACTATTTCTCTGTCGTAAGGCAGGTAAGTCTGGCAGTTAATCTACAGCTGTTCCACTCACAAAGGGCATGCTGCATTTCCACCTCATTTAGAGGGGGTTTTGttgcctttcctctcctttcaaaCCTTATCTAAAGCTATAAATGAACCTAAACCAAAATGATGCAAAACTTTACAATTTAATTTCCTGGAGAAAGTTAAACTGTGTGAATAAAAAATACCCCAGACTGAAATAGGGGGAGTTgtgaggagggaagaaaagtAGCTCCCACACAACATCATTCAGGAAAAGATAATCATGGGCCAAGTATTCCTTTCAGGTATATGAGAGTACTTCTAAACATGCAATTTTCTACAAACAGAATTCAACCTAAGTCACTATTATAAGCTCCACAGAGTACTAGAAGATTTACTCCAATAGTAAGTTATTAGTAGCAGGATTAACATACATTAATCCAAATCCAATATTTGCATCATCTTTGTTCCTATGAATAAGTTTAAATGCTTAAAACAAACCAGATTTTAATATACTGGAAGAGCTAGTAGAGAAATGTCTGTAAATCAGCAAGAACAttacttttcacagaattaaTCAATTTGTAATAATTTCATTATCAGAGATGGCATTATGTCTGTCAGCCACAGTCTGAGTATGCATTTAATATCCAGATCCTGTGAGTTTTGTTTAAAGCAGATTAAAACAACCAACTAGCCccaaaagagaaacattttgcaATTCAAACACAACAGAacctgcactgctgcactgcatttttcctttcacacCTGCACCAAAGTCCATCCCAACcatcccaggcacagctgggtaGGAGCTGGCTCACATTTAGGGATCGTGTTACCAAATGCCATGAGAGGATACATGCAGGGTAATGGTTTTAACCTCTGCACTTCAGCCACAGCTCTTCCCAGGACCTGGCAAATCACCACCTCTCTCTGCTTCCCTCCATGAACCTGGACAGCAGCAATTCCCCCTGTGTGAGGAACACCCCCTGGAATaactgccctggctgctgtcacctgctcaggtgctgcagggacTTCAGTTTTCATCGAGCCACCAACGGTGAGAGGCTGTCTGAAAGTGTGATCACGCCTAAAAACAAACTGGAGTACAAAGTTTGCAAATTTTCCTACAAAACTTCTTCTTCCTACGTCTGCCACGAGGCCAGGAAGACTTCTCAGACAACCTCCTGACTTTTCTGGTTCTTCCTTTAAGCCCCAGGTTTTCCACAACTGAAGAACAGGGATGATGTCTTACAAGTCTTAATTTCAACACACCAAGACTCTTGAATCaaatccaatttaaaaaaaatgcaaagcgTTAGTATAAAACAAGACTTAACTGCAGTCATTTAGGATTTACAACACATTTAAAACCACTTACATGGAATTAATGGGTTATTTTTAAACTTGTGAAAGTTTAAATTATAAATGCTGCTATAGCTAGTGGCAAAGTTAAGAACCCAATAAAAGCATAGATTTTCTAGATTTTTCTTAAaaggcagctgagcagcacagtGAATTACAGGAGAGGTTACAACACTCAGCCTTTTATTACATTCTGTCTTATCCAAACTCTGGCACAGAGCAAGGTTTCCTACGCTCACCTCTCCCACGCTAAAGgattttgaaaacaattttctgaaatatttaatttatcagTCTGAAATGCAAGCTTTAGAACTTCAGCACTGCTAAGACTAGAAGCTTCAAAACCACTTTAAAAGAAAGCTACAACGTTGAAAATGCATTTACAATCCATCTGGGGACAAAGACGTAACATTGCTTAAAAATACTTCACATGAAACACAAGATGCCCCTTGCCCCTGTCATTCTTTGACAGAGGAGTGGGTATTTGAGGAGAAACTGAGCTGACAGAGCTTCTGAGAATAAGTAAAAAGTAGGCATTTACTGGGCACCCACACCTAACACACAGTGCAAACCTGCTCTTCTGACGACAGGCAAAACATGAGTTGAACCAGACAGCTGGAGTtttacagaatcccagaatggtttgggctggaaaagaccttaaagatcatctagttccaaccccctgccacggacagggacaccttccactagaagTTTTTGGAGGAAAATGTTACTACCTAGCCACGGTCCTGCAGTGGGACAGCTCAGCACTGAGCAGTATTCCCAAGCTGCTACCCCTAAAGTCAGGATAACGGTTATGTGGATAAATGAGATATTGAATTTAACAGGGTTTTAAGACTCTGAGTACCTCCAGGTCCTTTCAAAGTGGAATATTAACTTCTTCTTTGAGTGTGGAGTTAGGAAGTGGTCTGAGCCTGAAAAACTCTGGTCACTACTGACCAGTCAGGGTTGGTCTCTGCCTTCCCTCCAGCTGTGCACTCCCACCTCTCCTCTTGCACCAGTGCCTGGGACATCCAACAGGAATAGATTTGGAGCTCTAAACCAACAGAGCATCACCCTAAATCAGCtaaatacacacacatttaCAAGTATATGCTGGTCAGAGGGGTATCTTGGCTCCCAAAATCACAGGAACACAGGGGCTGGCACAAGGCAGGAAGAGGGAGTtgaagagacaggaaaaacaagcaccagcctgggctgcaccagccctTAGAGCAACTGGGGCAGCTTGGGAAGGCCAAACCAAAATTCATCAAGTTTCAAATCTATGCAGTAAAGTTAATAATGTCCCCAGAAATTAGCTTTGCATTGACAGAATAGGGAAATTACGTTTCAGATGGTTCACCAAATAAACCACCAGAAAGAGACAAGTGCTGTTTGTTTAGGGAAAATAGACATCTCATCTTAAATTTCAGTGGTGTCAGTCAATTTCACtgacagggagagggaaggaaaggtgCCATTGACAGCACAGGGAAAACAGGTGAATGTGCTCTGGAAGAGTTTTCAAATGGTGATGGTGAAATTAAGTAAAGGAATTGGCTGAAGCCTTACAGATCTTTTTCCAAATACAATCAAATCACAGGCTAACCCCTCTTCCCAAAACACTCAAAACCTGAAACCAGAAGGGTGTGGGGCCACAATGCATTAAATcaaatgattctgtgagatCAGGCACTAAGCTTTATGCTCAACATCCTGACACTTCTTGCTAATTGAAATATGCAGTCCCTGActgaagataaatattttaaagctatttATTGGAGAGAAGTAGTTCAGGAGTCCATTAACTGCAGGaacaaattatattttatagatCAGAAAATGTTCAAGGCAACCTCTAAGAAACAAACCTCAAAAATACTAAAGCTagtcacaaaaaaacccagcctccCAACAGATGAGTTTGACACAGCATGCTGCAAGGCCTTCAAATTATTAAGCAGACAACAATTTGCTGGCTTTAGACATTCACAGTCATATACTATTCTCTACACTTTCATGTACTTCACATTGtttcacctttttaaaaaaatggcaaaTACATTGAGTTCAAGAAAAGTTTTGTTGATTCTTCAGGGCTATCAAAAAATGAAGCTGTCACTACAAAATAAGCTTTCCTTCCCTTGAGTGATATCTTACTCTTTAAATACACTTATTAGAAATCATCTGTTTTAGTTCTCTGTCAAACAACTTGTCACTGCTCTTCTCACAACAAAATTCTGCAGTTATtccctgacaaaaaaaaaaaaattataatgagTGAAAGTCTAAACAAATGCACTGTGATCTGAGAGTATCCAACATTGCCTTGGCATTACCAGGGCTGCACCTGATGCTCAAAGGATGGACTTTTGTAGTTCTTGAACACTTTACTCCCAGTATGAAGTAAATCTGTCACAGGAAGAGCTCAGTGTTTGAACATCACTTAGCTCTGATCAGCATCCTTGTAATGGCAAACATGACTTTGCATCCAACAATGCTCTTCaatattttcatattctgtTTTGTTCCAGAAGGTCAACACTTTGCTTTGCTACTGTAATCCCTCTGCAGGGTTTTAAGAGGCACAGTTCCAAAAATCCTCCTATACACCATATCAATCCTGCTATAAATTCTAGCAGATCCCAAACCAGGAACATTCAGGAAGTTGAAGGCCAGATGAACTCCATTAGCCTCACCTCTTATACTCAAAATTTCAGAGATACCCCTGAACTGAAGGGTGACTTGGCTCTGGCTAAATCAGACCTTTCAGAGGGGTGTCCAGCCTTAATTAAAACATCAAGAGACAAGAGTTCATAATTTTCTTTAGCAAGGCAGTGCCACAAACTCCCCTAAACATTCTGTCTTGCAGCTGTGAGTGTTCCTATGAGTGAATCAAGCACAGCTAAGCCCTTGCTATGCACATACACTCCTCAGGCCAGCTTCTACTCACTTTCATTTACCTGTGGATGCATTGTCATCCTAAAAGCATGCAACTGAGACACAAAAAGTGCTAAACATTTAGGAAGGCAGGGGGCAGCTAAACCAGCCTTTCAACAGTGCACTAGGAATAATACAACACTAAATATGCTGTTAGTGCAGGGAGCCAACGTGAGAATTCCTGCATGCTGAGAGCACTCTCACACCTGTAAAAGCAACACAGTTGGAATTGTCTTTGTCAAAGTAAGCTCACAGATCAAAAAGTCTGCTAAACCTTTCACAGTGCCTCTCCACCTATCACTTAACATTTatgtgccagccctgcttcaGTCAGTTTTAAAACCATTGTGCAAGAATTAGCAAGCAGTTACAAGGCATTAATGGACTAAgtactttcttttttaaatccaaGCCCAGGAACTGagacagaatcataaaatgagCTACCAAAGGTCACAAAAGCCAATGTCAAAACCAAGATTAGAAGCCCTGAATTCCTGGATCCTAGCCCTGTGCTCAAACCCTTTCCCCACCATTTAAAACGTGTGTTAATAAATGTAGAACTTCAGGCACGTGCTTTACTTGTACCTGCACGGGTCACAGGGGGACAGGTATTCCCAAAAAAGCTTGGTCTTACCCACAAAAAGATGATTAAAAGTATTTCCACAAACGCCAACCCTTccatcccctcctccccagccccaagCCACTCCCaactcctgccctccctgctccctccggCACTTACCAAAAAGCAAAGTTGTGGCCAGTTGTGGATAAAATACCTATATGTGTAAATGGAGTAGGGTTCAGACAGATCTTTGGTGATCAGTCTCATGATATCGGGCATCTGCAGCTCTGACTCATACTGGACGTATCGTATCGTTAGGTCCTCCTCGGGCTGACAGTCCGTTCCCGAGCCTTTCAAACTGCACGCTGCTGCTAAGGACCCGGAGAGTAGCTGCAGGgactcctcctcccctccttcatccccctcctcctgctcttcctcctccaagCCAGTCTCTCCTGCCAGCCCATTGCGGGCTGCAGTCTTAGCAGCAGCAGCCGTGGTTGTGgcagcaggctggctcctgtcccctttagctgggggagaaggaggaggagagggtgcagtccttccctggggagggaggtggTTGGCGTGGGGGGACGAGCAGGGCGCTGCGGTGGGGGGCGACGACTGCTGCTGTCCGGAGCCCATTGTTTTGCTGGCTCGCTTGTTCTCCAGCCCCTCGGGGGCCGCCCCTGCCTCCGAGCCGAGGATCTTGCCCTTGAGGGAGGCCCGCAGGTGCCGCAGCTCGGGGCTGATGAGGCCGTTGAGCTGGTGGTTGTGGTGCGGGGGGTGGTGATGGTGGCGGTGGTGGTGGCGGTGCTGCGGGCCCCCCTTGCCGCCGtcgcttcctcctcctcctcctcgctgctgctgctcccgtCCGCCCGCGggtccctcctcttcctcctcctcctcttcggCCTCCTCGTCCTGGGCGCCGGTgcaggcggcggcggcggcggcataGGAggcggcggaggaggaggaggaggaagcagccccccctcctcctcctcctcctccgggGAAGGGGGAGAGCGTGTCCCCCTGCGGGGACAGGACGCTGCTAGGCCCCGGCGGTACCTCGGCCATATCCTACGGGAGAGACCGACACAAACTCaccggggaggaggaggagggcgcCAAACCCAACGGGGGCGACGGGAAGGTGGGGGGGAGGCGCGGCGGCCTCACGGGCCGCGCTCGGCGGGGAGCGGAGGGGGGGCGCGAACAAAGGCACGCACGGTGCCCGGGCCGCGCCTCGCCGCCCCACCGCCCCGTGTGGCGGctgccccgctccccccgcggGCGCGGGCGGGGCCGTTCCCGCAGCGCTCGGGGCCCGGGgtccccccgccgccgccactCACCGCCGCGTCTGGGCAGctcccgctccgccgccgccaAGCGCGGCCGCCGCGGCCGTAAAACCCACGGCCAGTTCCTGTCGGCCCTTACGACACTTCCTTCCTTGGCGGCGGTGCCTGGCgacggcggggcggggccggcgcccTTAGTCCGGGCGGGGTGCGCGGGCTCGACAGGAGCGGGACAGGGGAACGGAGTCGGTCATAGAGTTACGGAACCAAatgggctggaaaagccctctgaggtCCTTGAGCCCGGCCCATGACTGAACACATCCAGTCTTTCATAGACTCGGAGTGTCCTGAGCGGGCAAGACCCGCAGTGATCATGGAGTCCCGCGCCcggccctgcacagggcacgCCGACAatgccaccctgtgcctgagagctcTGAATTGTCCCAGCTCTGAATTCTGTCAagcctggggctgttcccattccctggggagcctgggcagtgcccagcaccctctgggggaagaacctttcctgataTCCATCCTAAACCTGTCGTGCctcagcttcctgctgctccctcggGTTCCCAGAGGGACCAGACtggcccctgcccctgccctgctctcctcaggGAGCTTCGGCTGCTCAGGTCTGACCTCTGCTAGGGCTGGACACACCGAgtgtcctcagctgctcctcatgaggcccctccagacccttccccatccctgcggcCTCCTCTGGATCCTCTGGAATAGCTTCGTGTCTTTTGCTTTCAACACCTCcggggatggtgactccaccacctccgTGGGCAGTCCGTTCCAGTGTCTGATCACCCTTCCAGtgaggaaattcttcctgacATCCATCCCTCGGCACATCTTAGGAGTGTGTCCtattgtcctgtccctgttccctgggagcagagcccgacccccctggctgtcccctcctgtcaaGAATTGTGCAGAGCTACAAGGTCCCCCCTGCTCCTCTTTTGCTCCAGActgagctccctcagctgcctctcATCAAACTTGAGCTCcagagccttccccagctccattcccttccctggacttGTTCCTGAATGTCATCCTGGATTgtgaaaaatgcctattttatgattggctttttgcaaatattaaaatgaatattagaTGTATTATGTTagtgatgctgtattaattttcttaagtagtgtgttaaatatagttttaggttattaCAAagtgttaaaatagaaactgtgctatgcaagattctttttttaaagaaaggactcgcagtgagatagcagccacaggacacctaaatctttcagagaaagagaatttattgctccattatcagaagaaatgaacttcttcccaccttgcTCAGCTGCCGtcaggattaagaggaagaaattaatgatgaccagacagaatcctgtgtttgaatggaatttatgcatcatgtatgagatgtatgaatatgcaacaggctgttgtttttaagggttaatcctctgttaatgtgtgttctttttcaggcttattttgcccaggaGAGGTACCCGGACagtccataactctttgtttttattgtctcatattgcTCTAACCCTtattgtccaaatttttattactgtaattctattactatttttataaccatttcattactattaaactttaaaaattttaaaaacaagcgattggtgtttttcacatgGATGGAGGGACCCAGGGCCGGAcgcagggctggcagtgtggcctcagcagtggcCAGCACAAGGGACAGTCACTGCTCTCGGTTCTCAGCCCACAAGGatgttcccagctctgtttaGTCTGGGGACAGGCGCCAGGGGTCTTCTGGTGACACTGGTGCAGATCAGGGCGCAGgagtttttgcttttcctcccaAAAGCTGCATGAGGGAcatcattcctgcctggatAAACCTTGGGTTGTGTTGTATGACTGGTAACAGTGGAAATTCAGCAAGGATGAAAGACTCTCAagccatctctgctgctcttctgcctCAAATAAATTCTTTTGAGATACCACAGCAACAAACAAGTCCTTTAGAAGTGAATATTATATTAATGTGCACACAAGGCCCctcaaaatacagagaaattggggtttttttccttttctcatatGAAGCTTTGCAGGGCCCTCATAAGACTTGCTCATTTTCGTTTGCTACAGTTATTTTTCAAGGAAGTGACAGGTCTGGCTTAAAAGTAAAATCCAGGAACTGCTCTACGTGTCCTAACAGGATTCTTTAATTAGGAAGAATAAATAGTGTGGGGTTACAGCCTCTTGTTTATTAACTGCTTAATGCTGAAGTAAAGTGGGGGAAGAGTAAAAGACTTGTTGCAAATTGAGGGAATTAAAGGCTTTTATTCAAAGTAACCACTTATGGAAATACTGagattttgggaaagaaatgggTATCTGAATccttttacatttatttattcttttccaaGGCTCctttgccccatccctggaagtgtccaaggccaggttggatggggtgTGGAGCAGCCTGTTCTAGTTTCTAGTGGAAGGTGGCACGGGGCAGGGAAcaaaatgatttttaaggtcccttccaacccaaaccattcagtgaTTATTCTATGATTCAGAAAGGTTAATTCATATTATCTCTATCCATGTTGGCTTTGTGCTCTGCAGATCTGTTTTTAAACGCTTCTCTCTGCTCCACAGAGGTGCTCACATACAAAACTGTGTTCAaaggtttcatttttatttttgtgtgtgtgttgtcaGGTACCAAAGGACCCCTGTGGGCCCAATGGAATTGCTGTGGCACAAGTTCACTGGCCTGGGGTAGTTTAAACAGAAAGAGCAAACAAATGTCAGTGCAGGACTGGCCCAAATTCTGCTCTCACTTGCCATGTAGCTGCTATGGGAGTGAGAGAGTCAGAGCCACGTGTTAGGGTGATGTCTGTGTGAAGAAGACAGTCCAGGCCAGGAAACATTGTTAGAGAGGGTGATGATGATCTAAATGATCATGAAagtctggtctagtggaaagtgttcctgtgcatggcagggggttggaataaAAAGATCTTTagggccccttccaacccaaaccattccacagtTCTATAATTTTATTGCTACTGCTGAGATATGCTCAGTCTTAGTTCCTGCTATGCTTAAGGTTGTCTTAATTCTCCTCTCTGTTATTGAAAACAGCTGCTTTGAAAATGCATGTTCTCAACCAGAACCCACACCTTTTTATTCTTCCCCCTAATTTTAGGTACATTTTGCTCCTTAGTTTTCCTCTCAGTGCTTTCTGAACATCCCTCAGCTGTGAGCACACTGCCCATCACAAACCACATGTTctgaggcagggatggggctcagACCCAGACCTTGCTGTTTGTCATTCTTTGTTCAGTAACTCTGTGACCTTGGAGGTGCCCATAGTTAATTTGTTAAGAAAACAGCAACTTAGCAAACTTTGGAAACTTAGTTCCAGTATCTGTGAAAAGaaagggagctgctggtggccttcctcttctcttcagtGTTGAAGAACCTACACTTGGATTTAGTTTCACAGTTGCTCTTAAGGTATTATTATAGTAGAAAATGGAGATCTAAATttgcctttgttccctgtggtAACAAAGGGACATCCCAGCTGCACCAGAAATAAGGATGCTGGGCACAAAATACTGAGCTGTACTTAGTCTGGGCAATAAAATATAGGAGCATGTCAGTGCTTAATAAAGAAGTTGTTGGGTCTTTTCTCTAAGAAGGGGAAGTAGTTTGACATGAATGTTTGACAGGGAAATAGAACTGAAAAGTTCTCTGTTGTTCTTCACTTattaacaaaaattattttaaaaagttactcCTAATGGTGACTGCATTAGTTGAGAACACCAGCAAAGCAATAATTaagtctcttttccctctccatctgtccaaataaaaaataaattatgtattttgGAATCTGCTTTTTCACATGggcaaataaaattttttttgtgggaCTTGTTGTTGCTATGGCCCTGAGGGTGTTCCCCTTCCAGGGATTTGCCCATTTGGAGTCAAGATCAGCTTTGAGActgatgccttgagaaggctgacctagaacagagactagacagggttaaagaataaagtagggatttattaaaaggcctcaatggatccaccttgggcagcacaagagcccagccagggctgcacccaggatgaaccaaaatggtcacaaaatgcatGACTGGTCACAGGGTCTCTCActttgatcagttctgctccatttgcatcttggagttcattgtccaattccagctttagcccaggcactcccaccctgcttgtttttctctcttcagcccacattgtttgtgctcttggggctgagatttggatcatttgtccttggtccccagctggagcaggaattgttttgtctccctgctctgtgcagagagctcaccatcccctaatgtgaagcccagacccacacactaaagctgcacagaacctgaaaattataaaactgaaacctgaggcatcaagcTAAGTCCAGCATGACCACTCCTGCTTCACCCTGTGCTCCCCCTGGACTTGTTGGGCCCTCTGGGCTCTCAGCTGAGCCTGGTCACTGTCACCAAGGTGTCTCTGCTTGCTTTGCTCAAGTGTGTTGGGCTGTGCCTGTGACAGCCAGGCCATCCTGGTGTCCTCACCTGTTCCACCCATCCCAACTCTCTGCCACACTCAGTCCtcaacttcccttcccttcccttctggaGCAGTGTCCAACTCTGCCATTCCCTTAGAGCAAGCCCACACCTCGCCATGGTGAGCAGGAATTCTGCactgattcctttttttttttttttttgtgatgctTTCAAAATTTAGAGACAGGCACTGTGT containing:
- the NAA30 gene encoding N-alpha-acetyltransferase 30 isoform X2, whose amino-acid sequence is MAEVPPGPSSVLSPQGDTLSPFPGGGGGGGGAASSSSSSAASYAAAAAACTGAQDEEAEEEEEEEEGPAGGREQQQRGGGGGSDGGKGGPQHRHHHRHHHHPPHHNHQLNGLISPELRHLRASLKGKILGSEAGAAPEGLENKRASKTMGSGQQQSSPPTAAPCSSPHANHLPPQGRTAPSPPPSPPAKGDRSQPAATTTAAAAKTAARNGLAGETGLEEEEQEEGDEGGEEESLQLLSGSLAAACSLKGSGTDCQPEEDLTIRYVQYESELQMPDIMRLITKDLSEPYSIYTYRYFIHNWPQLCFLAMVGEECVGAIVCKLDMHKKMFRRGYIAMLAVDSKYRRKGIGTNLVKKAIYAMVEGDCDEITGTCLQLQYVEIRELLFIVLRLP
- the NAA30 gene encoding N-alpha-acetyltransferase 30 isoform X1, encoding MAEVPPGPSSVLSPQGDTLSPFPGGGGGGGGAASSSSSSAASYAAAAAACTGAQDEEAEEEEEEEEGPAGGREQQQRGGGGGSDGGKGGPQHRHHHRHHHHPPHHNHQLNGLISPELRHLRASLKGKILGSEAGAAPEGLENKRASKTMGSGQQQSSPPTAAPCSSPHANHLPPQGRTAPSPPPSPPAKGDRSQPAATTTAAAAKTAARNGLAGETGLEEEEQEEGDEGGEEESLQLLSGSLAAACSLKGSGTDCQPEEDLTIRYVQYESELQMPDIMRLITKDLSEPYSIYTYRYFIHNWPQLCFLAMVGEECVGAIVCKLDMHKKMFRRGYIAMLAVDSKYRRKGIGTNLVKKAIYAMVEGDCDEVVLETEITNKSALKLYENLGFVRDKRLFRYYLNGVDALRLKLWLR